In Arachis hypogaea cultivar Tifrunner chromosome 17, arahy.Tifrunner.gnm2.J5K5, whole genome shotgun sequence, a single window of DNA contains:
- the LOC112765477 gene encoding transcription initiation factor TFIID subunit 11, giving the protein MKQSKDPFEAAFEEQEDSPPESPADTTVDAQQNPNSSIAAHNSQSQPQDQLQIPHDDNAKKGASQFTPLIGSGSGSTNARSSGPFTATTGAGGSGTGMKSKEEEEEEEEENMDVELGKFPSSGDPDKMAKMQAILSQFTEEQMSRYESFRRAGFQKSNMKRLLASITGTQKISVPMTIVVSGIAKMFVGEVVETARIVMQERKESGPIRPCHLREAYRRLKLEGKVFKRPMSRLFR; this is encoded by the exons ATGAAGCAATCAAAGGATCCGTTTGAAGCAGCGTTCGAGGAGCAAGAGGATTCTCCACCTGAATCCCCAGCTGACACCACTGTGGACGCACAGCAAAACCCTAATTCTTCAATTGCAGCTCATAATTCTCAATCCCAACCTCAAGACCAGCTCCAGATCCCTCATGAcgacaatgccaaaaagggtgctTCCCAATTCACCCCTCTCATTGGCAGTGGCAGTGGCAGTACTAATGCTAGATCCAGTGGTCCCTTCACCGCCACCACTGGAGCTGGTGGTTCTGGCACTGGGATGAAGAgcaaagaagaggaggaggaagaggaggaggagaacatGGATGTTGAGCTCGGAAAGTTCCCTTCGAGTGGCGATCCTGATAAGATGGCCAAGATGCa GGCTATATTGTCACAATTCACCGAGGAACAGATGAGCAGATATGAGTCTTTCCGCAGGGCTGGGTTTCagaaatctaacatgaaaaga TTATTAGCAAGCATCACTGGGACACAGAAAATTTCCGTGCCGATGACGATTGTAGTATCCGGGATTGCGAAAATGTTTGTTGGTGAAGTTGTTGAAACAG CTAGAATAGTCATGCAAGAGAGGAAGGAATCTGGACCAATTCGCCCATGTCACTTGAGAGAAGCATATAGACGATTAAAGCTTGAAGGAAAAGTATTTAAAAGACCAATGTCGAGGCTCTTCCGGTAA